In Pirellulales bacterium, the DNA window TTTTCGCAAAGGATCTAAAACACTGCTCTTCCATTGAGGGTTTCGATGCGAACACGCTTCTCTCTGCTCCTGGCCATCGCCGCCATTTCATGCATGCCGCTCCGCGCCGCGCGGGCTGGCGACGATTGGGTTCAATTCCGCGGGCAAGGCGGGCAGGGGGTCTCCGATTCGACCGGCTTACCGCTCACTTGGAGCGAGTCGGAAAACATCGCCTGGAAAACTCCGATCCCCGGCAAAGGTTGGTCCTCCCCGGTCGTCCTCGGCAATCAGATTTGGCTGACCACCGCGCTCGACGACGGACATTCGCTGCGTGCCGTCTGCGTCGATCGGCAATCCGGGCGGATCGTGTACGACACGGAAGTCTTTCAGATCGAGGAACCGGTTCACGTCAACGCCAAGAACAGCCATGCCTCGCCGACCTCCGCGATCGAGCCGGGGCGGCTGTACGTCCATTTCGGCACAATGGGGACCGCCTGCCTCTCGACCGAAACCGGCAAAACGCTGTGGACCAATCAGGAGTTGAAGCTCGACCATGCGCAAGGTCCCGGCAGCTCGCTCATCCTCTACGGCGACCTGTTGATAGTCACCTGCGACGGAATGGACGTGCAATACGTAATCGCGCTCGATAAGCACACCGGCCTGCCCGTCTGGAAAACCAATCGCTCCGGCAAGCCTCACGACAGCGTGGATCGCCGCAAGGCCTTCGCCACTCCGGCGATCTTGCCGATTAAGAGCCAATCCGAGAACCGCCGGGTGGAACATCCGCCGCGGCAGGGACTGTCCCCTTTTGTGGAGCGGGCACCATCGTCCGATGGTCGGGAACAAAGGGGGCCTGTCCCCCTCGCCTCAGGCGGTTCTCGGATAGGCTCTAACGACCGGGATGAGTTGATCAGCCCCGCCGCGAATCAGGTGATCGCTTACAATCCGGCAACGGGGGATGAACTATGGAAGGTCCGCTACGACGGCTATTCGAATGTGCCGGTCCCCGTCTACGGCGACGGGCTGCTCTTCATCGGCACGGGCTTCGACAAGGCCCAGCTCTGGGCGATACGGCCGGGCGAGCACGGCGACGCGACCGGCACGAACGTCGCTTGGAAGTTCACGAAGGAAGCCCCGCTCGATCCAACCCCGGTGTTCGTCGGGCATGAGTTGTATGTGGTGAGCGATTCGGGCGTCGCCACCTGTCTCGAGTCCAAAACGGGCGCCGCGCTTTGGCGGCACCGCCTCGGCGGCAGCTTCTCCGCCTCGCCCCTTTCCGCCGACGGGCGCATCTACTTCTTCGCCGAATCGGGCGACACAACCGTCATCGAGCCGGGCCGCAAATACAAAGAACTCGCCGCCCACCACCTCGACGGCCGCATCATGGCCACCCCCGCCATCGCCGGCCGTGCAATCATCCTCCGCACTGATACGCATTTGTATCGGATTGAAGGGAAGTGATTGCCGTGAAAAGTTTCCAGCGCACGCTCGGGCGCAAAAC includes these proteins:
- a CDS encoding PQQ-binding-like beta-propeller repeat protein, which gives rise to MRTRFSLLLAIAAISCMPLRAARAGDDWVQFRGQGGQGVSDSTGLPLTWSESENIAWKTPIPGKGWSSPVVLGNQIWLTTALDDGHSLRAVCVDRQSGRIVYDTEVFQIEEPVHVNAKNSHASPTSAIEPGRLYVHFGTMGTACLSTETGKTLWTNQELKLDHAQGPGSSLILYGDLLIVTCDGMDVQYVIALDKHTGLPVWKTNRSGKPHDSVDRRKAFATPAILPIKSQSENRRVEHPPRQGLSPFVERAPSSDGREQRGPVPLASGGSRIGSNDRDELISPAANQVIAYNPATGDELWKVRYDGYSNVPVPVYGDGLLFIGTGFDKAQLWAIRPGEHGDATGTNVAWKFTKEAPLDPTPVFVGHELYVVSDSGVATCLESKTGAALWRHRLGGSFSASPLSADGRIYFFAESGDTTVIEPGRKYKELAAHHLDGRIMATPAIAGRAIILRTDTHLYRIEGK